A genomic stretch from Bacillus sp. N1-1 includes:
- the ftsX gene encoding permease-like cell division protein FtsX gives MKIKTFGRHGKEGFKNLGRNGWMTFASISAVTVTLLLVGVCLALLLNLNAFGDQLESDVEISAFIDLTAKQDQQDELKENIENISGVETVTFQSKEEGLDNLIENLGDNGEVFESLKDENPLSDAFLVKTTDPQDVNEVAKQIQQLDNVQDVEFAEDTVNRLFKVLEIARNVGLALVVGLLFTAMFLISNTIKLTIVARSHEIEIMKLVGATNWFIRWPFLIEGILIGIFGSIIPIGILIYGYYYLIELIANRFPTLFIDLLPVTPFVYQLSGLLIVLGVIIGVWGSLTSMRKFLKV, from the coding sequence ATGAAAATTAAAACGTTTGGTCGACACGGAAAAGAAGGTTTTAAGAACCTTGGACGAAATGGCTGGATGACTTTCGCTTCTATTTCTGCAGTGACCGTTACGCTCCTTCTAGTTGGAGTTTGTCTCGCGCTGCTTCTGAATTTAAATGCATTTGGGGATCAACTTGAAAGCGATGTTGAAATCAGTGCGTTCATTGATTTAACTGCCAAGCAAGACCAGCAGGATGAATTAAAGGAAAACATCGAAAACATTTCGGGAGTTGAAACAGTAACCTTTCAATCCAAAGAAGAAGGATTGGATAATTTAATTGAGAACCTCGGCGATAATGGAGAAGTGTTTGAATCGCTAAAAGATGAAAATCCTCTAAGCGATGCATTCTTAGTTAAGACTACAGATCCTCAAGACGTCAATGAGGTGGCAAAACAAATTCAACAGCTAGATAATGTACAAGACGTTGAATTTGCTGAAGACACGGTTAATCGACTGTTTAAAGTACTGGAAATTGCACGTAATGTTGGACTAGCGCTTGTCGTTGGATTACTATTTACAGCCATGTTCCTCATTTCAAACACAATTAAACTAACAATTGTTGCCAGAAGTCATGAAATCGAAATTATGAAACTAGTAGGAGCCACTAATTGGTTCATTCGCTGGCCGTTTCTAATAGAAGGTATTCTGATCGGAATCTTCGGTTCAATTATCCCAATAGGTATTCTAATCTATGGGTACTACTATTTAATTGAGTTAATAGCGAATCGTTTTCCGACTTTATTTATCGATTTACTACCAGTAACACCGTTTGTCTATCAGCTATCTGGATTGTTAATTGTCCTCGGTGTCATTATTGGCGTATGGGGAAGTCTTACGTCAATGCGTAAATTCTTAAAAGTTTAA
- the ftsE gene encoding cell division ATP-binding protein FtsE: protein MIEMKDVWKTYNNGIKAINGIDIKIDKGEFVYIVGPSGAGKSTFMRMMYREEKATSGTIVINGKDVGKLKNKHVPKLRREIGVVFQDFKLLPRLTVYENVAFALEVIEESKASTRKRVMETLSLVNLKNKARFLPDELSGGEQQRVSIARAIVNNPHILLTDEPTGNLDPETAWGIMDLLDQINNRGTTVIMATHNKDIVNTFRKRVIAIDGGLVTRDEARGEYGYEN from the coding sequence TTGATCGAAATGAAAGATGTTTGGAAAACGTATAACAATGGCATTAAAGCGATTAACGGAATCGATATTAAGATTGATAAAGGCGAGTTTGTTTACATAGTTGGGCCAAGTGGTGCCGGTAAGTCAACCTTTATGAGAATGATGTATCGGGAAGAAAAGGCTACAAGTGGAACAATCGTTATTAATGGAAAAGACGTTGGCAAATTAAAGAATAAGCATGTGCCTAAGCTACGCCGCGAAATCGGCGTTGTTTTTCAGGATTTCAAGCTTTTACCAAGGCTAACGGTTTATGAGAACGTCGCTTTTGCTCTTGAAGTCATCGAAGAAAGCAAAGCAAGTACGCGCAAGAGAGTCATGGAAACATTGAGTCTCGTTAATTTGAAAAACAAAGCAAGATTCCTTCCGGATGAACTTTCTGGAGGAGAACAGCAGAGGGTTTCAATAGCAAGAGCGATCGTCAATAACCCTCACATTCTGCTTACAGATGAACCAACAGGAAATCTGGATCCAGAAACAGCATGGGGTATTATGGATTTACTTGATCAAATCAACAATCGCGGTACAACTGTTATTATGGCAACCCATAATAAAGATATTGTGAATACATTCAGAAAACGTGTTATTGCAATTGATGGTGGTTTAGTGACCCGTGATGAAGCAAGAGGTGAATACGGGTATGAAAATTAA
- a CDS encoding cytochrome c: protein MKKWIGILFAVVLLFSLAACGGGNSGNESSNESSSNNTSENENAGETSGEYDATAAEATYQKNCLSCHGENLQGKVGPQLSDIGSRLSKDEILAVIQNGKGQMPGNILRGDTEQEENLASWLADMK from the coding sequence ATGAAGAAATGGATCGGGATTTTATTTGCAGTTGTTTTACTCTTTAGCCTTGCAGCATGTGGTGGAGGAAATAGTGGAAATGAAAGCAGCAATGAAAGTTCTTCAAACAATACATCAGAAAACGAAAATGCAGGAGAGACGTCGGGCGAATATGATGCAACAGCAGCAGAAGCTACCTATCAAAAAAATTGCTTGAGCTGTCATGGTGAAAACCTGCAAGGGAAAGTAGGGCCACAGCTTTCAGACATAGGCTCTCGGTTATCAAAAGATGAAATCCTAGCTGTGATACAGAATGGGAAAGGCCAAATGCCAGGGAACATTCTAAGAGGAGATACAGAACAAGAAGAAAATTTAGCATCCTGGCTAGCAGATATGAAATAA
- a CDS encoding YitT family protein, whose protein sequence is MIATLAKFTARKVSPYHRILEYVSVMVGSAIVAIAFNLFLLPNSIASGGVSGISTITKGVFDWKPAYVQWAFNIPLFISGLIFLGKKYGPKTFVGTLFLPFVVKLTENVEPATTDPLLGALFGGLGVGVGLGIVFRGKASTGGTDLAAQIVNKYTGVSLGTCVFMIDGLIVVASAFVFSLEEALYALIAMYLTGKTIDVVQLGLGYSKMALIISDKEEELREGIITVIDRGVTRISGQGGYTNDKRPILMVVVAQNEVTKLKELVKGVDPSAFVIVSNATEVLGEGFKRE, encoded by the coding sequence ATGATAGCAACGTTAGCGAAGTTTACAGCGAGAAAAGTTTCACCTTATCATAGGATACTGGAATATGTAAGCGTTATGGTTGGATCAGCCATCGTAGCAATCGCCTTTAACCTTTTCCTTCTTCCTAACAGTATTGCTTCTGGTGGAGTGAGTGGAATCAGTACAATTACAAAAGGGGTATTTGATTGGAAACCAGCTTATGTCCAGTGGGCATTTAACATCCCTCTTTTTATTAGCGGCTTGATTTTTCTTGGGAAAAAATATGGTCCAAAGACATTCGTGGGAACACTCTTTCTTCCTTTTGTCGTAAAGTTAACTGAAAATGTTGAACCAGCGACAACCGATCCATTATTAGGTGCCCTGTTCGGTGGTTTAGGTGTAGGTGTTGGTCTAGGAATTGTCTTTAGAGGAAAAGCCTCAACAGGTGGGACAGATCTTGCCGCTCAGATCGTGAATAAGTATACGGGAGTTTCACTCGGAACGTGTGTCTTTATGATTGATGGACTGATCGTTGTGGCATCAGCGTTTGTCTTTAGTCTTGAAGAAGCCCTTTATGCCCTGATCGCGATGTACTTAACAGGTAAAACGATTGACGTTGTGCAGCTCGGCCTTGGTTACTCAAAAATGGCCCTCATTATTTCAGATAAAGAAGAAGAGTTGCGAGAAGGAATCATTACTGTCATTGATCGAGGGGTAACAAGAATATCTGGTCAGGGTGGTTACACAAACGATAAACGTCCAATTCTTATGGTAGTTGTAGCGCAAAATGAAGTTACAAAACTAAAAGAACTTGTAAAAGGCGTTGATCCCTCGGCATTTGTGATTGTCTCGAATGCAACTGAAGTGTTAGGAGAAGGTTTTAAAAGAGAATAA